In Leptotrichia buccalis C-1013-b, the genomic window TTAACAAGAAAAAAGGAGAAGCTCTTGAAGTTGTTTCACCATTTATCGGAAGTCCAGCTGAAAAAGTTGGAATTAAAATAAAAGACAAAGTTACAAAAGTTGATGGAAAAGACATTTTACCGCTTACAGCAAATGAAACAGTAAAACTTTTGAAAGGTAAGGAAGGTACAAAAGTTGATGTGGAAGTAGTTAGGGAAGGTAAAAAAGAGCCAATGAAATTTACATTGACAAGAGCAAAAATTAAACTGGAAATGGTTGAAAGCAAAATGCTTGAAAATAACATTGGTTATGTGAGCTTGTTAAGATTTGGAAATCACGTTGGAGCTGAAGTTGAAAAAGCAATTAAAGATTTGCAAGGGAAAGGAATGAAAGGACTAATCTTAGATTTACGTTCTAATCCAGGAGGATCATTACAGGAAGCACAAGATATCGCTTCACTATTTGTAAAAGAAGATTTAATTGTTTATTTGAAATATAAAAATGGACAACAAAGAAATTATAATAGAACTTCAAAAAATCTAGGTAATTTCCCATTAATCGTGTTGACAAATAAAGCAAGTGCAAGTGCCTCAGAAATTGTTACAGGTGCGATTAAAGATTACAAACGTGGGACAATCATTGGAGAAAAAACTTTTGGAAAAGGAATTGTTCAGCAAGTTATACCTTTAAGAACTGAAGATGCAATAAAACTTACTATTGCTCAATATTTCACACCAAAAGGAAATTATATTCATGAAAAAGGAATTGAGCCAGATATAGAAGTTAAAATGGAAGAACTTCTTACATTAAAAGGATATGCTAATGATAGTGAACAAGCTAGAAAAAATAGAGAAAAAGAAATAGAAGATATTATTATAAAAGATAAAGGTAAGGAAGAAGCCGCTAAAATTATTTCGGCAGGAGATGTTCAACTTAAAAGAGCAATTCAGGAAATGAATAAAAAAATAAAAAAATAAGAGAAATTAAAATTTAGGAGAAAAATATATGTTTTATGTTGTTGGTACACCAATTGGGAATTTAGAAGATATAACTTTTAGAGCGATAAAAGTTTTGAAGGAAGTTGATTATATCTTTGCAGAAGATACAAGAGTTACAAAAAAACTTCTCTCTCACTATGAAATCGAAAAAACGGTGTACCAATACCATGAACATAACAAACTTCATCAAATTACAAACATCATTAATCTTCTAAAAGATGAAAAAAAAATCGCACTTGTAACAGACGCTGGAACGCCGTGTATTTCAGATCCAGGCTTTGAGCTAGTAAATGAAATTTTAAAAGCTGGAATAAAAGTCGTTGGAATACCAGGAGCCTCATCAATTGTAACAGGTGCAAGCATTTCAGGACTGGATATGCGAAGAATGGCATACGAAGGTTTTTTACCAAAGAAAAAAGGTAGACAGACGCTTTTCAACAAATTAAAGGAAGAAGAGAGAACAATCGTAATTTTAGAATCTCCAAACAGAATTTTAAAAACTCTAAAAGATATAAAGGACTATCTGGGAGAACGTTACGTTGTAATTACAAGAGAACTTACCAAAATTTATGAAGAAATAATCCGTGGAACTGTTTCTGAAATTATAGAGAAGCTGGAAGAAAAGCCAATTAAGGGAGAAATTGTTTTATTTATAAGGGCAATAAATGATGATGGTGTTTATTTAAAAACAATAAAAACAGAGTGATTTTAATTTAAGATATACTGATTAATAATTTTTATTTCTTATTTTTTATATTAGTTTTTTTTATGCAGAGGTATCAGATGCCATACCTCTTATTTCGTAATAACGCTTATTTTAACATTTTAACTGGTTATCACTTAATAGTTGAGGCGAAAGTCCTATGAACTATTCCCGCTTTACGGAAAACTTTCTTATAAAAGAAAAATAGAACTCGCTTTTGAATATAGGTTATTTTAAAATAAATAAATATATGCTATTTTTAGAGAATTCCAAAAGCTCATCTTCACAATAAAAAGTTAAAATAAATCAAATAGCTGGTATTTGATACAAAAGTTATGGTGAAAGAAACATATTCGTATTTAGTTATTTTTTTCTAACGAAATTTTGCTTATTAAATTTGTAAAATTTTTTAAGAAATTATAATTTTTAACTAGGGCATGTCTGAAAACTCTCAAAATGATGAATTTTTAATAAATTCTTAGACGAGCGGATAGTGCGTAGCACTTTCGCTATTATCTTGAGTATACCATTATTTAAGTATGTTAAAATAACTAATATTGCGAAATAAAGAGAAATGGCGATTGATTTCCCTTGCTTTAATAAAAAAGAAAAGACCTAAAAAATATAAGAAAAATTTGGTTTATAGATTTTAAATATGAATAAATTGTGAGTTTTTATCTTTAATTTTAAAATTAATCTTGATTTTAAGATTAAAAATAAAAATTTAGATAGATTTTTTTATAAAATAGATAGAAAATGGAGAGAATGAAAGAATGAATATAAACTGGTATCCAGGGCATATGAAGAAAACGAAGGATTTGATTGTGGAAAATCTTAAGATAATTGATATTGTAATTGAGATTTTGGATGCAAGGATTCCACTTTCGAGTAAAAATCCTGATATTTCAAAGCTGGCGAACAATAAGAAAAAGATTATTGTGCTGAATAAGGTGGATTTGGTTGACAGTAAAGAATTGAAAGTCTGGGAAGATTATTTTTTGGAAAATAAATTTTCTGATTATTTTGTGGCTTTGAGCGTGGAAAAAGGGACGAATTTTAATGAATTACGGAAAATTACTGATAAAATTTATGCTGAGAAATTGGAAAAGATGAAGAAAAAGGGGCTTCGTAAAACTGAAGTAAGAGCGATGATTGTTGGGATTCCTAATGTTGGGAAGTCTAAATTTATAAATAAATTTGTGAATAAAAATAAGGCAAGAGTTGGGAATACTCCAGGATTTACACGTGGTAAACAGTGGATAAAGATTGATGAAAAATTAGAACTGCTGGATACTCCAGGGGTTTTGTGGCCCAAATTTGAAGATGATGAAGTGGCTTATAACTTGGCAATTACTGGTTCGATAAAGGATAATGTATTGCCGTTGGAACAAATTGCAATGAAATTTTTGGATAAGTTAAAAGATTTAGGAAAAATTGATAATTTGATAAAAGTGTATAATTTGCAAGAGAATATAAATACTGAAGAAATTTTAAAAATGGAAAATCATAAAATTTTAGAAGTTCTGGAAAAAAGATTAGGAATTTCTAAAAATGATGAGCATAACTATGAAATCATTTCGAGAAGACTAATAAGAGATTACAGGATAGGAAAAATTGGAAAATTCTTTTTAGAATATCCAAAAAAGTAAATTAATTTTTATACTTTAAAGAAAGGAGCTATTGCTCCTATTTCGTAATGTAAGTTATTTTACTGATAAATAATTTCAAAAGGAGAAATATCAATGAGAATCGGAATATTTACAGATACATACAGACCACAGGTTAACGGAGTTGTAAGTTCGATTATGACTCTTGAGAAGGAACTTAGGAAATTAGGACATAAAGTGTACATTATTACTACAACTGATCCTGATGCACCAAAAGTAGAGCCAAATGTTCTTAGACTTCCAAGTATGGAATTTAAACCATTACCACAGTATAGGCTGGGAATGGTTTATTCTTCAAGAATAATAAAAAAAATAAAAAAATTAGAATTGGACATTATTCATTCTCAAACAGAATGGGGAGTAGGGACATTTTCGAGATTTGCGGCAATCAATTTGGAAATACCGCTTGTTCATACTTATCATACGTTATACGAGTACTATACGCATTATATTTTTGGTTCGAGATTTGTTTCGGCTGGTAAAAAAATTGCGGCGGCGATTAGTAAGTTTTATTGTGAAAAATGTAATGCATTGATTGTGCCAACACGTAAAGTTGAGGATATTTTGTATTCTTACGGAGTTGACCAGACAATGAATATTATTCCGACTGGATTGGAGCTGGATAAGTTTTATCGTGGAAATTATTCGGATGAAGATTTGGAATTTATGAGAGAAAGTTTTGGGATAGAAAAAAATGATTTTCTTTGTGTCTACATTGGACGGATTGCTGAAGAAAAAAGTATTGATATGTTAATTGATATGTTTTCTAAAATAAAAGATAAGAACTTTAAATTTATGATTGTCGGACGTGGAAGAATTTTGGACGATTTGAAGGCACAAGCTGGAAAACTAGGAATTTTAGACAGGGTTATTTTTACTGGAGAAGTGCCGCACGATAAAGTTGCTGCTTATTATCAAATGGGAGATGTATTTTTGAATGCGAGCATATCGGAAACACAAGGGCTTACATTTGTTGAAGCTATGGCAGCTAAAGTTCCTGTCGTAGCAAGATATGACTTAAATTTGGAAGACTTACTTGTGAAAAATGAGGCAGGGCTTGTTTATAAGACTGAAAAAGAATTTATTGATTCTATAATGCTTTTAAAGGAAGACAAGGAATTTAGAGAAAAAATTATCAAAAATGCTTTTGCTGCTTCGCAAGATTATACGGCACAAAAATTTGGGGAACGAGTGGAAGCAGTTTATAAAAAAACAATAGAGGAGTATGATAGTCGTGAAAGTTTTACTATATTCAGAGGGGAAAAGTTCCTTCAGCAAATCCGGCGTTGGACAAGCATTAAATCATCAGGTAGAAGCCCTTGGAGCAAATAATATTGAAGTTACGCAGGATCCTGAAGATGATTACGATTTAGCACATATAAATACTGTTGCACTAAAATCTTATGAAGTGTTAAAACAGGCAAAGAAAAAAGGAAAGCCTGTAATTTACCATACACATACAACTTATGAAGATTTTCGTGGAAGTATAAAAGGAAGCTACGTTTTGTCGCCAATTATAAAATTTTGGACAAAAAAATTGTACAATGAGGCAGATTATTTAATTTCTCCATCAGAGTACACAAAAAATCTTATAAAATCAAAATATTTGGAAAAAGAAAAGGAAATCAGAGTAATTTCCAATGGTGTAAATATAAATAAATTTAATAAAAATGAAATTTTAAAGGAAAAATTTTTGAATGAATATAAATCAGTGTATGATATAAGTAAACCATTAATTATAACGGCTGGACTGCCTTTTGAGAGAAAAGGCATAAAGGATTTTGTAAAAGTAACTGAAAAATGTAGCGACTACCAGTTTCTCTGGTTCGGTTCATCAAGCGTGAAATCAATGCTGCCTGAAAAAATTCAAAAAATCATTGAAAATCCACCTAAAAATCTTATTTTTCCAGGATATGTGGACAAAGATATTTTAATTGGAGCATTTAGTGCCGCCAAAGCCTTTCTTTTTATGACTTATGAGGAAAATGAAGGAATTGTGGTGCTAGAGGCACTTTCAGCGAAATTGCCGCTTGTAGTGAGAGATATTCCAGTGTATGAAGACTGGCTGGAAGATGGGAAAACGTGTTTTAAAGCTAGGACTAATGAAGAATTTTGTGAAAAAATTAGAAATATCGTGGAAAACAATGTGGAAAATTTGGATGAAATTACAGAAACAGCATATAATATTGCTGCAGAAAGAGATTTATTAAATATAGGAAAAAAATATAAGGAATATTATGAGTATATATTAAATCAAAAAAAATAAATAACTTTTCGTAAAAAATCAATAAATTCAAAAGAGAAAACCGCTAGAATAAATAAAAATGGTTTTCTTTTTTATTTTGGGTATTTCAATTTACATCTATTAGCCTTTATCTCAATTTGTTTTTTATGTGATTCTCTATTTAATACTAATTCTCTTTTAAAAATAGTAATAAATTTTTATAATAGGATTGTTCAATAGCTAATACTATAGTAAAACTAGTTTAAAACAGAACTCAAAAATTATGACTATTTTACTCAAACCCTAAATTATATAATTTCTATCAGTTCAATTTTAAACGGGTTCAAGTATATTTTCATTAAATAGTGAATGTTTAATAAATTACACTATTTTCTAATGAGAAATTAGTATTATATAAGAAAAATTTTATAATCATTG contains:
- a CDS encoding glycosyltransferase family 4 protein, which produces MRIGIFTDTYRPQVNGVVSSIMTLEKELRKLGHKVYIITTTDPDAPKVEPNVLRLPSMEFKPLPQYRLGMVYSSRIIKKIKKLELDIIHSQTEWGVGTFSRFAAINLEIPLVHTYHTLYEYYTHYIFGSRFVSAGKKIAAAISKFYCEKCNALIVPTRKVEDILYSYGVDQTMNIIPTGLELDKFYRGNYSDEDLEFMRESFGIEKNDFLCVYIGRIAEEKSIDMLIDMFSKIKDKNFKFMIVGRGRILDDLKAQAGKLGILDRVIFTGEVPHDKVAAYYQMGDVFLNASISETQGLTFVEAMAAKVPVVARYDLNLEDLLVKNEAGLVYKTEKEFIDSIMLLKEDKEFREKIIKNAFAASQDYTAQKFGERVEAVYKKTIEEYDSRESFTIFRGEKFLQQIRRWTSIKSSGRSPWSK
- a CDS encoding glycosyltransferase family 4 protein, with the protein product MIVVKVLLYSEGKSSFSKSGVGQALNHQVEALGANNIEVTQDPEDDYDLAHINTVALKSYEVLKQAKKKGKPVIYHTHTTYEDFRGSIKGSYVLSPIIKFWTKKLYNEADYLISPSEYTKNLIKSKYLEKEKEIRVISNGVNINKFNKNEILKEKFLNEYKSVYDISKPLIITAGLPFERKGIKDFVKVTEKCSDYQFLWFGSSSVKSMLPEKIQKIIENPPKNLIFPGYVDKDILIGAFSAAKAFLFMTYEENEGIVVLEALSAKLPLVVRDIPVYEDWLEDGKTCFKARTNEEFCEKIRNIVENNVENLDEITETAYNIAAERDLLNIGKKYKEYYEYILNQKK
- a CDS encoding S41 family peptidase, with translation MKKNKILQAVLGLVLVSMPLFAATTIIKTSRNDKNTSAGYTKDSTELNRIVDVINIIENNFVGKEATPSKKELYEGAVAGVVSRLKDPYSEYLSKADLADFSEDMEGEYVGVGMSINKKKGEALEVVSPFIGSPAEKVGIKIKDKVTKVDGKDILPLTANETVKLLKGKEGTKVDVEVVREGKKEPMKFTLTRAKIKLEMVESKMLENNIGYVSLLRFGNHVGAEVEKAIKDLQGKGMKGLILDLRSNPGGSLQEAQDIASLFVKEDLIVYLKYKNGQQRNYNRTSKNLGNFPLIVLTNKASASASEIVTGAIKDYKRGTIIGEKTFGKGIVQQVIPLRTEDAIKLTIAQYFTPKGNYIHEKGIEPDIEVKMEELLTLKGYANDSEQARKNREKEIEDIIIKDKGKEEAAKIISAGDVQLKRAIQEMNKKIKK
- the rsmI gene encoding 16S rRNA (cytidine(1402)-2'-O)-methyltransferase: MFYVVGTPIGNLEDITFRAIKVLKEVDYIFAEDTRVTKKLLSHYEIEKTVYQYHEHNKLHQITNIINLLKDEKKIALVTDAGTPCISDPGFELVNEILKAGIKVVGIPGASSIVTGASISGLDMRRMAYEGFLPKKKGRQTLFNKLKEEERTIVILESPNRILKTLKDIKDYLGERYVVITRELTKIYEEIIRGTVSEIIEKLEEKPIKGEIVLFIRAINDDGVYLKTIKTE
- the ylqF gene encoding ribosome biogenesis GTPase YlqF, translating into MNINWYPGHMKKTKDLIVENLKIIDIVIEILDARIPLSSKNPDISKLANNKKKIIVLNKVDLVDSKELKVWEDYFLENKFSDYFVALSVEKGTNFNELRKITDKIYAEKLEKMKKKGLRKTEVRAMIVGIPNVGKSKFINKFVNKNKARVGNTPGFTRGKQWIKIDEKLELLDTPGVLWPKFEDDEVAYNLAITGSIKDNVLPLEQIAMKFLDKLKDLGKIDNLIKVYNLQENINTEEILKMENHKILEVLEKRLGISKNDEHNYEIISRRLIRDYRIGKIGKFFLEYPKK